The following proteins come from a genomic window of Cervus canadensis isolate Bull #8, Minnesota chromosome 3, ASM1932006v1, whole genome shotgun sequence:
- the LOC122438732 gene encoding syntenin-1, translating into MSLYPSLEDLKVDKVIQAQTAFSANPANPAILSEASAPVSQDGNLYPKLYPELSQYMGLSLNEEEIRANMALVPGAPSQGQLVARPSSVNYMVAPVTGGDPGIRRAEIKQGIREVILCKDQDGKIGLRLKSIDNGIFVQLVQANSPSSLVGLRFGDQVLQINGENCAGWSSDRAHKVLKQAFGEKITMTIRDRPFERTITMHKDSTGHVGFVFKNGKITSIVKDSSAARNGLLTEHNICEVNGQNVIGLKDSQIADILSTAGNIVTITIMPAFIFEHIIKRMAPSIMKSLMDHTIPEV; encoded by the coding sequence ATGTCTCTGTACCCATCTCTTGAAGACCTGAAGGTAGACAAAGTGATTCAGGCTCAGACTGCCTTTTCTGCAAACCCTGCCAACCCAGCGATTTTATCTGAAGCCTCTGCTCCCGTCTCGCAAGATGGAAATCTCTATCCTAAGCTATATCCGGAGCTCTCTCAGTACATGGGCCTGAgtttaaatgaagaagaaatacgTGCAAATATGGCCTTGGTCCCTGGAGCACCAAGTCAGGGGCAGTTGGTGGCGCGGCCTTCCAGCGTGAATTACATGGTGGCCCCTGTCACTGGTGGTGACCCTGGGATCCGCAGAGCGGAGATTAAGCAAGGGATCCGAGAAGTCATCTTGTGTAAGGATCAAGACGGGAAGATCGGGCTCAGGCTGAAATCCATAGACAACGGTATATTTGTTCAGCTTGTCCAGGCCAATTCTCCGTCCTCCCTGGTGGGCCTGCGCTTTGGGGACCAGGTGCTGCAGATAAACGGCGAGAACTGTGCTGGCTGGAGCTCGGACCGCGCGCACAAGGTGCTCAAACAGGCTTTCGGAGAGAAGATCACCATGACCATCCGGGACAGGCCCTTTGAACGGACAATTACCATGCATAAGGACAGTACTGGACACGTcggctttgtttttaaaaatggaaaaatcacatcCATTGTGAAAGACAGTTCTGCAGCTAGAAACGGTCTTCTCACGGAACATAACATCTGTGAGGTCAATGGACAGAACGTCATCGGACTGAAGGACTCTCAAATCGCAGACATATTGTCCACAGCTGGAAATATAGTTACTATTACAATCATGCCTGCTTTTATCTTTGAACATATTATTAAGCGGATGGCACCAAGCATTATGAAAAGCTTGATGGATCACACCATTCCTGAGGTTTAG